A window of the Brachybacterium sacelli genome harbors these coding sequences:
- a CDS encoding NAD(P)-dependent alcohol dehydrogenase has translation MSITVKALQKTGPDQPFRVATLERRDPRPDDVVIDIKAAGICHSDIHTIRNEWGEAHFPLTVGHEIAGVVEAVGEEVTDWAVGDRVGVGCLVDSCGTCVECRAGQEQNCLSGNVGTYNAPDVDGSITQGGYAQKVVVNERFVCRIPDQLDFDVAAPLLCAGITTYAPLARWGAAEPKDGSPKKVAVLGLGGLGHMGVQIAAAMGAEVTVLSRSRKKEQLAIDLGAQQMLATTEDGFFADHRGEFDLILNTISADIPVDQYLRLLAPRGVLAVVGLPPEQQGLGFGSLIGGGKVLAGSNIGGIAETQEMLDFCAEHGIAAQIETIGIEEADAAYERVVAGEVFFRAVIDTSTFEGAEVA, from the coding sequence ATGTCGATCACGGTCAAGGCACTGCAGAAGACCGGCCCGGACCAGCCGTTCCGTGTCGCCACCCTCGAGCGTCGGGACCCCCGGCCCGACGACGTCGTCATCGACATCAAGGCCGCCGGGATCTGCCACAGCGACATCCACACGATCCGCAACGAATGGGGCGAGGCGCACTTCCCGCTCACCGTGGGTCACGAGATCGCCGGCGTCGTCGAGGCCGTGGGCGAGGAGGTCACCGACTGGGCCGTCGGCGACCGCGTCGGCGTGGGCTGCCTGGTCGACTCGTGCGGGACCTGCGTGGAGTGCCGTGCGGGACAGGAGCAGAACTGCCTCAGCGGCAACGTCGGCACCTACAACGCCCCCGACGTCGACGGCTCGATCACCCAGGGCGGCTACGCCCAGAAGGTCGTGGTCAACGAGCGCTTCGTGTGCCGGATCCCCGACCAGCTCGACTTCGACGTCGCCGCTCCGCTGCTGTGCGCCGGGATCACCACCTACGCGCCGCTGGCTCGCTGGGGCGCCGCGGAGCCGAAGGACGGCTCCCCGAAGAAGGTCGCCGTGCTGGGCCTGGGCGGCCTCGGCCACATGGGGGTGCAGATCGCGGCCGCCATGGGGGCCGAGGTCACGGTCCTGTCCCGCTCCCGCAAGAAGGAGCAGCTGGCCATCGACCTCGGCGCGCAGCAGATGCTCGCCACCACCGAGGACGGCTTCTTCGCCGACCACCGCGGCGAGTTCGACCTCATCCTGAACACCATCAGCGCCGACATCCCCGTCGATCAGTACCTGCGCCTGCTGGCGCCCCGCGGCGTGCTGGCAGTGGTGGGCCTTCCCCCCGAGCAGCAGGGGCTGGGCTTCGGCTCGCTGATCGGCGGCGGCAAGGTCCTGGCGGGCTCGAACATCGGCGGCATCGCCGAGACCCAGGAGATGCTCGACTTCTGCGCCGAGCACGGCATCGCGGCGCAGATCGAGACCATCGGGATCGAGGAGGCCGACGCCGCCTACGAGCGTGTGGTCGCCGGCGAGGTGTTCTTCCGCGCGGTGATCGACACCTCTACCTTCGAGGGCGCCGAGGTCGCCTGA
- a CDS encoding GNAT family N-acetyltransferase: MTPTLADLDWPLRTEHLVLRPGRVEDAEAVWPWYRLPEVQEWTTTLSPTLDDHRQRWARGLEDCVVGLCGDRVVAAGKVARGTAWSQADMAAQARGRQAELGWVLDPGVQGRGLGTEFAAALRDLAFDGLGVRRVEAQCFADNVASRRVMEKIGLRLEGVFVEESLHRSGRWLDGMSWALLEREHRARRG; the protein is encoded by the coding sequence ATGACCCCCACACTCGCCGACCTCGACTGGCCGCTGCGCACCGAGCACCTCGTGCTGCGCCCCGGACGCGTGGAGGACGCCGAGGCGGTCTGGCCCTGGTACCGCTTGCCGGAGGTCCAGGAGTGGACCACCACCCTCAGCCCCACCCTCGACGACCACCGTCAGAGGTGGGCGAGGGGCCTGGAGGACTGCGTCGTCGGCCTGTGCGGGGACCGGGTCGTGGCGGCCGGGAAGGTCGCACGGGGCACCGCCTGGTCACAGGCGGACATGGCCGCGCAGGCCCGCGGTCGCCAGGCCGAGCTGGGCTGGGTGCTCGACCCGGGCGTCCAGGGCCGGGGCCTGGGCACCGAGTTCGCCGCGGCCCTGCGCGATCTCGCCTTCGACGGGCTCGGGGTGCGTCGCGTCGAGGCGCAGTGCTTCGCCGACAACGTCGCCTCCCGGCGGGTGATGGAGAAGATCGGGCTGCGCCTGGAGGGCGTGTTCGTCGAGGAGTCCCTGCACCGCAGCGGACGGTGGCTGGACGGGATGAGCTGGGCCCTGCTGGAGCGCGAGCACCGCGCCCGCCGGGGCTGA
- a CDS encoding YceD family protein, producing the protein MSADTPPVSPLDVDLRVDAVDLIGRTGSHRHLERTVPAPAREVGGGAMQAPEGQPLAVEVELESVVEGIFAHGTVTAHLEGECSRCLDPVEQDVTARLDELFMYPEKVKADEREDTIMLTGDAVELGTLVRDALAEEADDRPLCREDCPGLCAQCGFRMEDDPEHHHDVIDDRFAALQGLFEETEESSEQGASEDEER; encoded by the coding sequence ATGTCTGCCGACACCCCGCCCGTCTCCCCGCTCGATGTCGACCTGCGCGTCGACGCCGTCGACCTCATCGGCCGCACCGGTTCGCACCGGCATCTCGAGCGCACCGTCCCGGCCCCCGCCCGCGAGGTTGGCGGCGGCGCGATGCAGGCCCCCGAGGGCCAGCCGCTCGCCGTCGAGGTCGAGCTCGAATCGGTCGTCGAGGGCATCTTCGCCCACGGCACCGTGACCGCCCATCTCGAGGGGGAGTGCTCGCGCTGCCTCGACCCGGTCGAGCAGGACGTCACCGCGCGCCTGGACGAACTGTTCATGTACCCCGAGAAGGTCAAGGCCGACGAGCGCGAGGACACCATCATGCTCACCGGCGACGCCGTCGAGCTGGGCACGCTGGTGCGGGACGCGCTCGCCGAGGAGGCCGATGACCGGCCCCTGTGCCGCGAGGACTGCCCGGGACTGTGCGCCCAGTGCGGGTTCCGCATGGAGGACGACCCCGAGCATCACCACGACGTCATCGACGACCGCTTCGCCGCCCTGCAGGGCCTGTTCGAGGAGACCGAGGAGAGCTCCGAGCAGGGCGCCTCCGAGGACGAGGAGCGCTGA
- a CDS encoding VOC family protein has product MTDTSAAPAPVARLAMITLDAAETEPIARFWHAVLGWPILHLSEEYAMLQGPSHALGIGAIGDHQRPSWPDDGRKQFHLDLAVADLEAAAARCVELGAERVAPQPGETWIVLRDPAGHAFCLTDSAAWG; this is encoded by the coding sequence ATGACCGACACCTCAGCTGCCCCAGCCCCCGTGGCCCGCCTGGCCATGATCACCCTCGATGCCGCCGAGACGGAGCCGATCGCACGCTTCTGGCACGCCGTGCTGGGCTGGCCGATCCTGCACCTGAGCGAGGAGTACGCGATGCTGCAGGGCCCTTCGCACGCTCTCGGCATCGGTGCGATCGGTGATCATCAGCGGCCTTCGTGGCCGGACGACGGCCGCAAGCAGTTCCATCTCGACCTCGCCGTGGCGGACCTCGAGGCCGCCGCCGCGCGCTGCGTGGAGCTCGGCGCCGAACGAGTGGCACCACAGCCCGGGGAGACCTGGATCGTGCTGCGCGACCCCGCCGGGCACGCCTTCTGCCTCACCGACTCCGCCGCCTGGGGCTGA
- the thiL gene encoding thiamine-phosphate kinase: MIDDAPQGEAGLLARMLPHLSASDRLEVGPGDDAAVVRLPSPRVVVTTDSLVAGHDFLPATTTPRWIGHKAAVQNLADVAAMGARPLALVAALSAPAETPASVFEELTIGLARRAEADGAHVVGGDLGRAEQLTVTVTALGTLEEGQAPVLRSGARPGDVLAIGAPRLGRSAAGLALVLSGRVEVRDGAVHGAGDHADLVTWHDAPDPVLSRGWTVGRTASAMMDLSDGLVRDGTRLARASGVLLDLDSDALAPDVEQLAPVARLLATDPWPWVLHGGEEHAMLATFATREVPAGFRRIGRVLPAEGEKDHRVLLAGAGIPGAGFDHFEASV; this comes from the coding sequence ATGATCGATGACGCGCCCCAGGGGGAGGCCGGGCTCCTGGCCCGCATGCTCCCGCACCTGTCCGCCTCCGACCGCCTCGAGGTCGGCCCCGGGGACGATGCGGCGGTGGTGCGCCTGCCCTCGCCGCGAGTGGTGGTCACCACCGACTCCCTCGTCGCGGGCCACGACTTCCTGCCCGCCACGACCACCCCGCGCTGGATCGGCCACAAGGCCGCCGTGCAGAACCTCGCCGATGTCGCCGCCATGGGCGCCCGCCCCCTCGCCCTCGTCGCCGCCCTCTCCGCGCCCGCCGAGACCCCGGCCTCCGTGTTCGAGGAGCTCACGATCGGTCTCGCACGACGGGCCGAGGCCGATGGCGCCCACGTCGTCGGCGGCGACCTGGGCCGCGCGGAGCAGCTCACGGTGACCGTCACCGCCCTCGGCACCCTCGAGGAAGGACAGGCGCCGGTGCTGCGCTCCGGCGCCCGCCCCGGCGACGTCCTCGCGATCGGTGCACCGCGCCTGGGCCGCTCCGCCGCGGGGCTCGCGCTCGTGCTGTCCGGGCGGGTCGAGGTCCGCGACGGCGCGGTCCACGGCGCCGGAGACCATGCGGACCTGGTGACCTGGCACGACGCCCCCGATCCGGTGCTGAGCCGGGGGTGGACCGTCGGCCGCACCGCGAGCGCCATGATGGACCTCTCCGACGGGCTGGTGCGTGACGGGACCCGGCTCGCGCGCGCCTCCGGAGTGCTGCTCGACCTGGACTCCGACGCCCTCGCCCCCGACGTGGAGCAGCTGGCCCCCGTTGCCCGCCTGCTCGCGACGGACCCCTGGCCGTGGGTGCTGCACGGCGGCGAGGAGCATGCGATGCTCGCGACCTTCGCCACCCGCGAGGTCCCGGCCGGCTTCCGCAGGATCGGGCGCGTGCTGCCCGCCGAGGGAGAGAAGGACCACCGCGTGCTCCTGGCCGGGGCGGGGATACCCGGAGCCGGCTTCGACCACTTCGAGGCGTCGGTCTAG
- the coaD gene encoding pantetheine-phosphate adenylyltransferase — protein MSTVVLPGSFDPFTLGHLDLTRRAAALGHRVIIAVSHNPSKQGTLDLDTRKAAISASVDHAGLSADVEVRTLPKGLLVDFCREIGAGAVVRGLRSQLDLAYEEPMSRMNHHLAGLETVFLLTDSAYAHISSSLVREVHALGGDVSDMLPSPSLDALRAASPVS, from the coding sequence ATGAGCACCGTCGTCCTGCCCGGCTCGTTCGACCCCTTCACCCTGGGCCACCTCGACCTCACCCGTCGGGCCGCCGCGCTCGGGCACCGGGTGATCATCGCGGTGTCCCACAACCCCTCCAAGCAGGGGACCCTCGATCTGGACACCCGGAAGGCCGCGATCTCCGCCAGCGTCGACCACGCGGGCCTGTCCGCGGACGTCGAGGTGCGCACCCTGCCCAAGGGCCTGCTGGTCGACTTCTGCCGGGAGATCGGGGCGGGCGCCGTGGTGCGAGGGCTGCGCTCCCAGCTCGACCTCGCCTACGAGGAGCCGATGTCGCGGATGAACCACCACCTCGCCGGTCTCGAGACCGTCTTCCTGCTCACCGATTCCGCCTACGCCCACATCTCCTCGTCCCTGGTGCGGGAGGTGCACGCCCTCGGCGGTGACGTCTCCGACATGCTCCCGTCACCGTCCCTGGACGCACTGCGCGCCGCCTCGCCCGTATCCTGA
- the rpmB gene encoding 50S ribosomal protein L28 — MASTCDICAKGPSFGKNVSHSHRRTSRRWNPNIQSVRTVINGTSKRVNVCTSCLKAGKVSALGA, encoded by the coding sequence GTGGCTTCCACGTGTGACATCTGCGCCAAGGGCCCGAGCTTCGGCAAGAACGTGTCTCACTCGCATCGCCGCACCTCGCGTCGCTGGAACCCGAACATCCAGTCCGTGCGCACTGTGATCAACGGCACCAGCAAGCGCGTGAACGTGTGCACCTCCTGCCTCAAGGCAGGCAAGGTCAGCGCGCTCGGCGCCTGA
- the rsmD gene encoding 16S rRNA (guanine(966)-N(2))-methyltransferase RsmD: protein MPRIIAGDLGGRTVPGPPGKGTRPTSERVREALFSRLDGWDALDGARVLDLYAGTGALALEALSRGAAHALLVELHGPTAKQLRRNAADLGLADRCEVRAGKAENVAAQLEGQEFSLAFLDPPYDVTTEALESLLHTLHPALTDDALVVVERSRRSRPITWPTDWADDGTRIYGETVLQFGGPVREEEA, encoded by the coding sequence ATGCCGCGGATCATCGCCGGAGACCTCGGAGGGCGCACCGTCCCCGGACCCCCCGGGAAGGGGACGCGACCCACCTCCGAGCGCGTGCGGGAGGCGCTGTTCTCCCGCCTGGACGGCTGGGACGCTCTGGACGGGGCCCGGGTGCTGGACCTGTACGCGGGCACCGGGGCGCTCGCCCTCGAAGCGCTCTCGCGCGGCGCCGCGCACGCCCTCCTGGTCGAGCTGCACGGGCCGACCGCCAAGCAGCTGCGCCGCAACGCCGCGGACCTCGGCCTCGCGGACCGCTGCGAGGTGCGCGCCGGGAAGGCCGAGAACGTCGCCGCCCAGCTCGAGGGCCAGGAGTTCTCCCTGGCCTTCCTCGACCCGCCCTACGACGTGACCACCGAGGCCCTCGAGTCCCTCCTGCACACGCTGCATCCGGCGCTGACCGACGATGCGCTGGTCGTCGTCGAGCGCTCGCGCCGCTCCCGCCCGATCACCTGGCCCACCGACTGGGCCGACGACGGCACCAGGATCTACGGCGAGACCGTGCTCCAGTTCGGGGGGCCCGTCCGCGAGGAGGAGGCATGA
- a CDS encoding helix-turn-helix domain-containing protein translates to MYGHVLDPEEFLTRARYDSAAPEPRLRRWVERYWSVSWELGPDRACQVATLDEPSVHLTREWGGIRRDGVDGAGTWITGPVTRGRFDVTQLGSGGVLGVRFRPGGTTAFADADLSALRDAAVPAAAWFGDDLPPADLPGTATRAAGALDVWLLARAPREDPGYAAFCDLLALLEEPEITGTALLEQRSGLSIRSLQRRFRRFVGVGPKHMLLRSRVMDAVAAIDGGDPRGIGDLAQDLGWFDQSHFLRDFRAVTGRTPSSYAGSRGDGGAGILLP, encoded by the coding sequence ATGTACGGGCACGTCCTGGACCCGGAGGAGTTCCTCACGCGCGCCCGCTACGACAGCGCCGCCCCGGAGCCTCGCCTGCGTCGCTGGGTGGAGCGGTACTGGTCCGTCTCCTGGGAGCTCGGCCCCGACCGGGCCTGCCAGGTCGCCACCCTCGATGAGCCCTCCGTGCACCTCACCCGGGAATGGGGAGGCATCCGCCGTGACGGCGTCGACGGTGCCGGCACCTGGATCACCGGACCGGTCACCCGCGGACGTTTCGACGTCACTCAGCTCGGTTCCGGAGGCGTCCTCGGCGTGAGGTTCCGCCCCGGCGGCACCACCGCCTTCGCCGACGCGGACCTCAGCGCCCTGCGCGATGCCGCGGTGCCCGCCGCCGCCTGGTTCGGCGACGACCTGCCCCCAGCAGATCTCCCCGGCACGGCCACACGCGCCGCCGGCGCGCTGGATGTCTGGCTGCTCGCCCGTGCCCCCCGCGAGGACCCCGGATACGCGGCCTTCTGCGACCTGCTCGCCCTGCTCGAGGAGCCCGAGATCACCGGCACCGCACTGCTCGAGCAACGCTCCGGTCTCAGCATCCGCTCCCTGCAGCGCAGGTTCCGCCGTTTCGTCGGCGTCGGCCCCAAGCACATGCTCCTGCGGTCACGGGTGATGGACGCCGTGGCCGCGATCGACGGCGGCGATCCCCGCGGGATCGGCGACCTGGCCCAGGACCTCGGCTGGTTCGACCAGTCCCATTTCCTGCGCGATTTCCGGGCGGTGACGGGACGCACCCCGTCCTCGTACGCCGGTTCCCGCGGGGACGGCGGAGCTGGGATACTGCTCCCATGA
- a CDS encoding DUF3224 domain-containing protein, producing MTSITAAFTVDLRPGEDLPGAAGRFELTKTWTGALEGTSRGTMLTAGDPATGDAGYIASEVFEGTLQGRSGTVALQQLGTMAGGEPALEYVLVPGSGTEALAGTRGTLTIDGIDDDGVHRVSISLV from the coding sequence ATGACGAGCATCACCGCCGCTTTCACCGTCGACCTGCGTCCCGGCGAGGACCTGCCCGGGGCGGCCGGCCGCTTCGAGCTGACCAAGACCTGGACCGGCGCGCTGGAGGGGACCAGCCGCGGCACCATGCTCACGGCGGGCGATCCCGCCACCGGCGATGCCGGATACATCGCGAGCGAGGTCTTCGAGGGCACCCTCCAGGGCCGCTCCGGGACCGTCGCCCTCCAGCAGCTGGGCACCATGGCGGGCGGGGAGCCCGCTCTCGAGTACGTTCTCGTGCCCGGCTCCGGCACGGAGGCGCTCGCCGGGACCCGCGGCACCCTCACCATCGACGGCATCGACGACGACGGCGTGCATCGCGTGAGCATCTCGCTGGTCTGA
- a CDS encoding ATP-dependent DNA helicase RecG translates to MARRRESARGSMPLSELLERRESRAMASFGVRDLDTMMRFAPRRYTTPAPLRSLHEVHEGEEMSAIVSVLTLRERRMRSRQGTILEVDVSDAVEEITLTFFLAKQHLVDWHRKHLQVGAHIVVHGIVSRNKHTDQPQITHPAYEAYEDTPEGRLRAQRPLPVYPLRKNIAQRTMRSATEKGVEFADSLARPVPEEIVAARGLAPLPQAVTGVHLPTTVQDTREGMAHLVFEEAFVLQAIFAQRRALDARTPAPVLGAEGPLQGAFEQRLPFELTAGQREIGDGIIERVRREHPTSVLLQGDVGSGKTVIALRAMLRAVDSGHQAALLAPTEVLAEQHHRTVTGLLGDLARAGQLDGHADATRVRLLTGSQKTSERRATLLDVTSGEAGIVIGTHALLTESVEFASLGLVVVDEQHRFGVDHRRRLRTKGPAGTSPHVVVMTATPIPRTAALATVGDLDVLTLRESPGRRAGVTSFVVPETLRNWETRMWARAGEEIAASRQVFVVCARIDETDEAPPAPAVLDADGQVAETRLEEARGVTATAERLALRPELAGARIGVLHGRMAAEEKQRTMDSVLAGEIDLLVSTTVIEVGVDVPNASVMIVLDAERFGVSQLHQLRGRVGRGEHAGIAFLDTRLAPGSPAFTRLDGIAGAADGFALAELDLQVRGAGDLVGEEQSGLQRTLRYLDVIRDARVIEQAREDAFAVIAADPDLDGHPDLSGAIDNRLRDADPDVERS, encoded by the coding sequence ATGGCCAGGAGACGGGAATCCGCCCGAGGCTCGATGCCGCTGTCGGAACTGCTCGAGCGCCGCGAATCCCGTGCCATGGCGTCCTTCGGGGTCCGGGACCTCGACACCATGATGCGCTTCGCACCCCGGCGCTACACCACCCCCGCCCCGCTGCGCTCCCTGCACGAGGTCCACGAAGGTGAGGAGATGAGTGCGATCGTCTCCGTCCTGACGCTGCGCGAACGCCGTATGCGCAGCCGTCAGGGCACCATCCTCGAGGTCGATGTCTCCGATGCCGTCGAGGAGATCACCCTGACCTTCTTCCTGGCCAAGCAGCACCTGGTCGACTGGCACCGCAAGCATCTCCAGGTCGGCGCGCACATCGTGGTGCACGGCATCGTCAGCCGCAACAAGCACACCGATCAGCCGCAGATCACCCACCCCGCCTACGAGGCCTACGAGGACACCCCCGAGGGGCGCCTGCGCGCCCAGCGGCCCCTGCCCGTCTACCCGCTGCGCAAGAACATCGCCCAGCGCACCATGCGCTCGGCCACCGAGAAGGGGGTCGAGTTCGCCGACTCCCTGGCCCGTCCCGTGCCCGAGGAGATCGTCGCCGCCCGCGGCCTGGCACCCCTGCCGCAGGCGGTCACCGGCGTCCACCTGCCGACGACGGTGCAGGACACCCGCGAGGGCATGGCGCACCTCGTGTTCGAGGAGGCCTTCGTGCTGCAGGCGATCTTCGCCCAGCGCCGCGCCCTGGACGCCCGCACCCCCGCTCCTGTCCTGGGGGCCGAAGGGCCCCTCCAGGGCGCCTTCGAGCAGCGCCTGCCCTTCGAGCTCACCGCCGGTCAGCGCGAGATCGGCGACGGGATCATCGAGCGGGTGCGACGAGAGCATCCCACCAGCGTGCTGCTGCAGGGCGACGTCGGCTCCGGCAAGACCGTCATCGCCCTGCGCGCCATGCTGCGCGCGGTCGATTCCGGTCACCAGGCCGCTCTGCTGGCCCCCACCGAGGTCCTCGCCGAGCAGCATCACCGCACGGTCACCGGCCTGCTCGGGGACCTCGCCCGCGCCGGTCAGCTCGACGGGCACGCCGACGCCACCCGGGTGCGCCTGCTGACCGGCTCGCAGAAGACGTCCGAGCGCCGCGCGACGCTGCTGGATGTCACCTCCGGCGAGGCCGGGATCGTGATCGGCACCCACGCCCTGCTCACCGAGTCCGTCGAGTTCGCCTCCCTGGGCCTGGTCGTGGTCGACGAGCAGCACCGCTTCGGCGTCGACCACCGCCGCCGCCTGCGCACCAAAGGGCCCGCCGGCACCAGCCCGCACGTCGTGGTGATGACCGCGACCCCGATCCCGCGCACCGCGGCCCTGGCGACCGTCGGCGACCTCGACGTGCTCACCCTGCGCGAGAGCCCCGGCCGGAGGGCGGGCGTGACCAGCTTCGTGGTCCCCGAGACCCTCCGGAACTGGGAGACGCGCATGTGGGCACGAGCCGGCGAGGAGATCGCCGCGAGCCGACAGGTGTTCGTGGTCTGTGCCCGGATCGACGAGACCGACGAAGCTCCTCCCGCCCCCGCGGTCCTCGACGCCGACGGACAGGTCGCCGAGACCCGGCTCGAGGAGGCGCGCGGGGTCACCGCGACCGCCGAGCGCCTCGCGCTCCGACCCGAGCTGGCCGGAGCCCGGATCGGCGTGCTGCACGGCCGGATGGCCGCCGAGGAGAAGCAGCGGACCATGGACAGCGTGCTCGCCGGAGAGATCGACCTGCTGGTCTCCACCACGGTCATCGAGGTCGGGGTCGACGTCCCGAACGCCTCGGTGATGATCGTGCTGGACGCCGAGCGCTTCGGCGTCTCCCAGCTCCACCAGCTGCGCGGTCGCGTCGGGCGCGGCGAGCACGCAGGCATCGCCTTCCTGGACACCCGCCTCGCTCCGGGCAGCCCCGCGTTCACGCGCCTCGACGGCATCGCCGGAGCGGCCGACGGCTTCGCCCTGGCGGAGCTGGACCTGCAGGTGCGCGGCGCCGGGGACCTGGTGGGGGAGGAGCAGTCCGGCCTGCAGCGCACCCTGAGGTACCTCGACGTGATCCGTGACGCCCGTGTCATCGAGCAGGCCCGCGAGGACGCCTTCGCCGTGATCGCGGCGGACCCCGACCTCGACGGTCACCCCGATCTCTCCGGTGCCATCGACAATCGACTGCGCGACGCCGACCCCGACGTGGAGAGGAGCTGA
- the rnc gene encoding ribonuclease III: MGRRRRATEATDPAGLLRDLPLDGAQAEDLRSSELLDLALTHRSFSYEHDGIAHNERLEFLGDAVLQLAITEQLYATHPTLPEGDLARRRAATVSTRALAVIASKLDLGAYVKLGRGEDLTGGRAKASILADTTEAVIGAVHLALGQSISRRFVLDLMAPLLDSDEFLETSYDFKSRLQEIAAAAGARPTYRLTEDGLEHAKVFTATVSVEGVVTAQGEGASKKDAELAAAQSAVRTVLAERGESLIPRG; this comes from the coding sequence ATGGGTCGCCGGCGCCGCGCCACCGAGGCCACCGACCCCGCCGGCCTGCTCCGGGACCTTCCGCTGGACGGCGCCCAGGCCGAGGACCTGCGCTCCTCCGAGCTGCTCGATCTCGCCCTGACCCACCGCTCCTTCTCCTACGAGCACGACGGGATCGCGCACAACGAACGCCTCGAGTTCCTCGGGGACGCCGTGCTGCAGCTGGCGATCACCGAGCAGCTGTACGCCACCCACCCCACGCTGCCCGAGGGCGATCTGGCCCGTCGCCGTGCCGCGACCGTGAGCACCCGCGCGCTCGCCGTGATCGCCTCCAAGCTCGACCTGGGCGCCTACGTGAAGCTGGGGCGGGGAGAGGACCTCACCGGCGGCCGCGCCAAGGCCTCCATCCTCGCCGACACCACCGAGGCCGTGATCGGCGCCGTCCACCTCGCCCTCGGCCAGAGCATCTCGCGCCGCTTCGTGCTCGACCTCATGGCCCCGCTGCTGGATTCCGACGAGTTCCTCGAGACCAGCTACGACTTCAAGTCCCGCCTGCAGGAGATCGCCGCGGCCGCGGGCGCCCGCCCCACCTACCGCCTCACCGAGGACGGCCTCGAGCACGCGAAGGTCTTCACCGCGACCGTGAGCGTCGAGGGCGTGGTCACCGCGCAGGGCGAAGGGGCCTCCAAGAAGGACGCCGAGCTCGCCGCGGCCCAGTCCGCGGTGCGCACCGTCCTGGCCGAGCGCGGCGAGTCGCTCATCCCCCGGGGCTGA
- a CDS encoding DUF3515 domain-containing protein has product MLRSRLPALAVAGLMTLTLASCGTVQVPAGPAATDPLCADIILGAPPQVLGMDRVETSSQGTAAWGEGEDTVVMRCGVTPPGPTTDICTTLEDGSGVQIDWIVRELEGDTFLYTTYGREPAIDVTVPRSAAPDQPSAAALDLAQVIDRNLEATDHCVGPGDAEQS; this is encoded by the coding sequence GTGCTCCGCTCCCGCCTTCCCGCCCTGGCCGTCGCGGGCCTGATGACGCTTACGCTCGCCTCCTGCGGCACCGTGCAGGTGCCCGCCGGCCCCGCGGCCACCGATCCCCTCTGCGCCGACATCATCCTGGGTGCCCCGCCGCAGGTGCTGGGCATGGACCGGGTCGAGACCTCGAGTCAGGGCACGGCCGCCTGGGGCGAGGGCGAGGACACCGTGGTGATGCGCTGCGGCGTCACCCCGCCCGGACCCACCACGGACATCTGCACCACCCTCGAGGACGGCAGCGGGGTGCAGATCGACTGGATCGTCCGCGAGCTCGAGGGGGACACGTTCCTGTACACGACCTACGGGCGCGAGCCCGCGATCGACGTGACCGTGCCGCGGTCCGCCGCCCCCGACCAGCCGTCGGCGGCCGCCCTCGACCTCGCGCAGGTCATCGACCGCAATCTGGAGGCGACGGACCACTGCGTCGGCCCCGGGGACGCCGAGCAGTCCTGA
- a CDS encoding peptidase E codes for MPASAPTILATSAGYLPHPRLRFGFGPMMAFAVELGREGLGSDLDRPPRTCHLGTASGDHLGVQRDMWEAARDARYELHHLSLFSMPNVADVESYLRSFDVIWVGGGSVVNLLAIWRAHGLDQILHRLWQDGVVLAGISAGSLCWFEAGVTDSFGPHLAPVTNGLGFLPGANGVHMDSEERRRPLIRELVAEGTLGPAVCTDDGAGLLYRGTDLVEAVTEVDGAQASRIALDHAGEVVERELPVRSLA; via the coding sequence TTGCCTGCATCGGCACCGACCATCCTGGCGACCAGTGCCGGGTACCTCCCCCACCCGCGCCTGCGCTTCGGTTTCGGGCCGATGATGGCCTTCGCCGTCGAGCTCGGGCGGGAGGGGCTCGGCAGCGACCTCGACCGGCCGCCGCGGACCTGCCACCTCGGCACCGCCTCCGGTGACCATCTCGGTGTCCAGCGGGACATGTGGGAAGCCGCGCGGGACGCCCGTTACGAGCTGCACCACCTGAGCCTGTTCTCCATGCCGAACGTGGCGGACGTGGAGAGCTATCTGCGCAGCTTCGACGTGATCTGGGTGGGCGGCGGTTCGGTGGTGAACCTGCTGGCCATCTGGCGCGCCCACGGGCTGGACCAGATCCTGCATCGTCTCTGGCAGGACGGGGTGGTGCTCGCGGGCATCTCCGCGGGGTCCCTCTGCTGGTTCGAGGCGGGGGTGACGGACTCCTTCGGACCGCACCTCGCGCCGGTCACCAACGGCCTGGGCTTCCTCCCGGGCGCGAACGGGGTCCACATGGACTCCGAGGAGCGCCGACGCCCGCTGATCCGTGAGCTGGTCGCCGAGGGCACGCTCGGGCCGGCGGTCTGCACCGACGACGGTGCAGGGCTGCTGTACCGGGGCACCGACCTGGTGGAGGCGGTCACCGAGGTGGACGGTGCGCAGGCCTCCCGGATCGCGCTCGACCACGCCGGCGAGGTGGTCGAGCGCGAGCTCCCGGTGCGTTCCCTGGCCTGA